The following coding sequences are from one Coleofasciculus sp. FACHB-T130 window:
- a CDS encoding cytochrome b/b6 domain-containing protein codes for MSGQFQFMPAKPSEPYQPFLLRILHGFTGLFVIAAILTAFWTYDVYDGRWGRIPLPELKEIEGIHGTFGLYALLVFPLFALYAFHRGHKRLIQQDFVAKLGQLGKPVWWYTLHRVINTLAILALTFAVFSGKMMDENWLPRGELNHGWYYAHLISWVVMVVCIALHLLMSAKVGGIPLLLSILSYQFRPKDSPTLWRENILQWWSGLQPTFAKEWLKLSFPLKVLEILVLMSLTAAWIVPLFK; via the coding sequence ATGAGTGGACAATTTCAGTTCATGCCTGCAAAACCCTCTGAGCCATATCAACCTTTTCTTCTCCGTATTCTGCATGGCTTTACTGGTCTTTTCGTAATTGCTGCGATTTTGACCGCTTTCTGGACATACGATGTCTACGATGGGCGATGGGGAAGAATTCCCTTGCCAGAGTTAAAGGAAATAGAAGGAATTCATGGCACGTTTGGGCTATATGCCTTACTTGTATTTCCTCTATTTGCTCTATATGCTTTCCATCGTGGACACAAAAGACTTATCCAGCAGGATTTTGTGGCAAAACTTGGACAGTTGGGTAAACCTGTATGGTGGTACACGCTGCATCGAGTTATTAACACCCTTGCTATCTTGGCACTGACTTTTGCCGTTTTCTCTGGCAAGATGATGGATGAAAATTGGTTGCCAAGGGGAGAGCTTAATCATGGTTGGTATTATGCTCACCTCATTTCATGGGTAGTGATGGTTGTCTGTATCGCCTTGCATCTCTTAATGAGTGCCAAGGTAGGAGGAATTCCCCTTCTCTTGTCAATATTAAGTTACCAGTTCCGCCCTAAAGATAGTCCCACTTTGTGGCGAGAAAATATTCTTCAATGGTGGTCTGGTTTGCAACCGACTTTTGCTAAAGAGTGGTTGAAACTGTCCTTTCCTCTCAAAGTTTTAGAGATTCTCGTGTTGATGAGCCTAACTGCTGCTTGGATTGTTCCACTCTTTAAGTAG
- a CDS encoding Na(+)/H(+) antiporter subunit B: MKWVYIAAGIALFVKFLVMPNPAPDLSFSIVQTLVQESGVPNAVTAVILRNRLYDTIFEVVVFTIAVMGAHYLLANERPFCAIYQFTDQPSIIMARLGATIAALVGIELAIRGHLSPGGGFAAGVAGGTAIGLVAITSSTEWMQGIYRRWHAATWEKVSVLIFIVLSVITLAGFELPHGELGALFSGGVIPLLNILVAVKVALGSWAAVLVFIHYRGLL, translated from the coding sequence ATGAAATGGGTCTACATTGCAGCGGGGATAGCGCTGTTCGTCAAATTCCTTGTCATGCCCAATCCGGCACCGGACTTATCGTTCTCGATCGTCCAAACGCTTGTACAAGAGAGTGGAGTACCTAATGCAGTTACGGCTGTCATTCTCAGGAATCGGTTGTATGACACGATCTTTGAAGTAGTGGTATTTACGATCGCGGTAATGGGTGCCCATTATCTACTGGCGAATGAAAGGCCGTTCTGCGCGATCTATCAGTTCACCGATCAACCATCCATTATTATGGCGCGTCTGGGAGCGACCATTGCCGCGTTGGTGGGTATCGAACTAGCGATTCGGGGGCATTTGAGTCCCGGCGGTGGTTTTGCGGCTGGAGTGGCGGGTGGAACAGCGATCGGTCTGGTTGCGATTACCTCATCAACCGAGTGGATGCAGGGGATCTACAGGCGCTGGCACGCCGCTACATGGGAGAAGGTTTCGGTTCTTATTTTCATTGTCCTGTCGGTTATCACTCTAGCCGGATTTGAATTACCGCACGGAGAGTTGGGCGCACTTTTCAGCGGCGGGGTGATTCCCCTGCTCAACATCTTGGTTGCAGTAAAAGTTGCGTTGGGTTCTTGGGCAGCTGTTTTGGTGTTTATTCATTATCGAGGATTGTTGTAA
- a CDS encoding DUF4040 domain-containing protein, giving the protein MNDSYIYVITALMPLSSLMLLLQTNPYHALVIQGISGAVATLVFAVLGAADVALTQALMGTLLAITLYAIAVRSSLVMRLGVLEDGAIVQSAVPKAIETDDESHLGQLMDELRTIFGKHYMRLEVIPYTNTQALHRALMEKEVHTTCARREYDNQDLVASEDEQEPYHTTTRVRRLYDIMRTELSSPATNLTYVNASDLGEEQK; this is encoded by the coding sequence ATGAATGATAGCTATATCTATGTCATAACCGCCCTGATGCCCTTGTCCTCGCTCATGCTGTTACTTCAGACCAATCCTTACCATGCCCTGGTAATTCAGGGAATATCGGGAGCGGTGGCGACATTGGTATTTGCGGTTTTGGGGGCGGCAGATGTTGCTTTGACACAAGCCTTGATGGGGACTCTACTGGCGATTACGCTTTATGCGATCGCAGTGCGTTCATCGCTAGTGATGCGTCTTGGTGTACTCGAAGACGGGGCGATTGTGCAAAGCGCAGTGCCAAAGGCGATCGAGACAGATGACGAGTCCCATTTAGGGCAACTGATGGATGAGTTACGAACAATTTTCGGCAAACACTATATGCGTCTTGAGGTAATCCCGTACACGAATACACAGGCTTTGCACCGGGCGCTGATGGAGAAAGAAGTCCATACGACCTGTGCCAGACGAGAGTACGATAATCAAGACCTCGTAGCGAGTGAGGACGAACAAGAACCCTATCACACCACAACTAGGGTTCGACGCCTCTATGACATCATGCGAACCGAACTTTCGTCACCAGCAACAAACCTAACTTATGTAAATGCATCAGACTTAGGGGAGGAACAGAAATGA
- a CDS encoding monovalent cation/H(+) antiporter subunit G: protein MITALSYACIGIGIFFWFWGTFPLIGDRSVLFKLHTLSVADTLGSMLIIVGLLLPKVPSEWPLLILGIITLAIWNTVLGYVLAYSSSTGGNDE from the coding sequence ATGATTACCGCACTTAGTTACGCCTGTATCGGTATCGGAATTTTCTTCTGGTTTTGGGGAACCTTCCCCCTAATCGGCGATCGCTCGGTATTATTCAAGCTGCATACTCTTTCAGTTGCAGATACACTCGGCTCGATGCTCATTATTGTTGGACTGCTCCTGCCGAAAGTACCTAGCGAATGGCCGCTGCTCATCCTTGGCATTATCACCTTAGCAATCTGGAATACAGTGCTGGGGTATGTATTGGCATACTCTTCCAGCACAGGAGGGAACGATGAATGA
- a CDS encoding Na+/H+ antiporter subunit E, which produces MIGYLNLILRLAIWFLLTANLSPANIIIGISIALLLPGRPKAPGRLKDWLRALWETLVAIPQAYKEAFEMILRPHNYEDVTMEQVKPGRTPGLIFLDIFLITFTPKTIVLKYHENGWYEVHWVRRRRKA; this is translated from the coding sequence ATGATTGGGTATTTGAATCTGATATTGCGACTGGCCATCTGGTTTTTGCTAACTGCTAATCTGAGTCCGGCAAATATCATCATTGGTATCAGCATCGCACTCCTTTTACCGGGACGCCCCAAAGCCCCAGGACGATTGAAGGACTGGCTGCGGGCGCTGTGGGAAACGCTCGTGGCGATTCCGCAGGCATATAAGGAAGCCTTTGAAATGATCCTCCGTCCCCATAATTACGAAGATGTGACGATGGAACAAGTCAAACCTGGACGGACACCTGGACTCATCTTCCTGGATATATTTCTGATCACCTTTACGCCCAAAACCATTGTCTTGAAGTACCACGAAAATGGCTGGTACGAAGTCCACTGGGTGCGACGGAGGAGAAAAGCATGA
- a CDS encoding cation:proton antiporter produces MNTITLAWIALPFFLGFTIYLFPKLDKTLALFTAFASAAYALQLFVEQSPLKLELLDHFSVTLIVDQLSGYFILTNALVTAAVILYCWHSDKTTFFYAQAIILHGSLNAAFACADFISLYVALEVSGIAAFLLITYTRTDRSIWVGLRYLFISNTAMLFYLVGAVLAYQTNHSFSFASLRGAPPEALALVFLGLLIKGGIFVSGLWLPLTHSESETPVSALLSGVVVKAGVYPLVRCALMVDELDPLIRIFGVGTALLGVFYAVFEKDAKRMLAFHTVSQLGFILAAPVVGGFYALTHGLVKSALFLIAGALPSRNFKELQHKPINTKVWIALVIASFSISGFPLLSGFGAKVLTTKNLLPWQAIAMNVAALGTAISFAKFIFLPHKPDGEDVVKPGFWLAVSLLLGGLFAANVVYYEAYTLENIVKPLATIGIGWLAYLLIFKRSVLKLPRVMEQFEHLIGGMSLMLILLFWMVLP; encoded by the coding sequence ATGAATACCATTACCCTCGCATGGATCGCACTACCGTTTTTCTTGGGGTTCACCATTTATCTGTTCCCCAAACTTGACAAAACTCTCGCACTGTTCACGGCATTTGCTTCGGCTGCATATGCGTTGCAGCTATTTGTCGAACAGTCGCCACTGAAACTAGAGTTACTCGATCATTTCAGCGTCACATTAATAGTCGATCAGTTAAGCGGCTACTTTATCTTGACCAATGCGCTGGTAACAGCCGCAGTCATCCTCTACTGTTGGCACAGCGATAAGACGACTTTCTTTTATGCACAAGCCATCATTTTGCATGGCAGCCTCAATGCCGCGTTCGCCTGTGCAGACTTTATCAGTTTATACGTGGCGTTAGAGGTCAGCGGGATTGCCGCGTTTCTCTTGATTACCTATACTCGCACCGATCGCTCGATTTGGGTTGGCTTGCGCTATCTGTTCATCAGCAACACGGCAATGCTGTTTTATCTGGTGGGCGCGGTGCTAGCCTATCAGACCAATCATTCGTTTAGTTTTGCAAGTTTGCGCGGGGCACCACCGGAGGCGCTAGCCCTTGTATTTCTGGGACTCTTGATTAAAGGGGGAATCTTTGTATCGGGATTGTGGCTACCGTTGACCCACTCTGAATCGGAGACACCAGTATCGGCGTTGCTGTCGGGAGTTGTGGTCAAAGCTGGAGTCTATCCGCTAGTGCGTTGTGCGCTAATGGTGGATGAACTCGATCCACTCATCCGGATTTTCGGAGTTGGGACAGCCCTGCTAGGCGTGTTCTATGCCGTCTTTGAAAAGGATGCCAAGCGGATGCTGGCGTTTCATACGGTTTCGCAGTTAGGCTTTATCCTCGCTGCCCCAGTCGTAGGTGGCTTTTATGCACTGACTCACGGACTGGTCAAATCGGCACTCTTCCTGATTGCAGGTGCTTTACCGAGCCGAAACTTCAAGGAACTGCAACATAAGCCAATCAATACAAAAGTCTGGATTGCTCTAGTTATCGCCAGCTTCTCGATCTCAGGATTTCCCTTGTTGTCCGGCTTTGGGGCGAAGGTATTGACGACGAAGAATCTTCTGCCCTGGCAAGCGATCGCCATGAACGTTGCGGCTTTGGGAACAGCAATCTCGTTTGCCAAATTCATATTCTTGCCGCATAAACCGGACGGCGAGGATGTAGTAAAGCCTGGTTTCTGGCTAGCAGTGAGCCTGCTGCTCGGCGGCCTGTTTGCCGCAAACGTTGTCTATTACGAGGCTTATACCCTTGAGAATATCGTGAAACCACTGGCAACCATAGGCATTGGTTGGTTGGCGTATCTGTTGATTTTCAAACGATCCGTACTCAAGCTGCCCCGTGTTATGGAGCAATTTGAGCATCTGATCGGTGGGATGAGTCTCATGTTAATCCTGCTCTTTTGGATGGTGTTGCCATGA
- a CDS encoding NADH-quinone oxidoreductase subunit K, whose protein sequence is MLEAFVFATIFCGFLGIILKKNLVMKIISMDVMSTGVIAYYVLIASRDGLFTPIISDAANGAYADPVPQAVILTGIVIGFSIQCLMLVGVMKLARDNPTLETNEIEKSNTP, encoded by the coding sequence GTGTTAGAAGCATTCGTCTTCGCAACAATATTCTGCGGATTTCTCGGCATCATCCTTAAAAAGAACCTAGTTATGAAGATCATCTCTATGGATGTCATGAGCACAGGCGTTATCGCCTATTACGTGCTGATTGCATCGCGAGATGGTTTATTCACGCCCATTATTTCAGACGCGGCAAATGGGGCTTACGCCGATCCGGTTCCCCAGGCGGTCATCTTGACAGGGATTGTGATCGGCTTTTCGATTCAGTGCTTAATGCTGGTCGGTGTCATGAAGTTGGCACGGGATAATCCCACCCTGGAAACCAACGAGATTGAGAAGAGCAATACCCCATGA
- a CDS encoding ATP-binding protein has protein sequence MNLVDLSAPFQLVGRQGQFQRITQVLARDGDLLITGVPGSGRRTLVRRAAQEVGIKIVEVDCIRVTDGQRFVQLLCESIDQTFQSATAQAFMREWIERKAAELFVLQDEGNGRERLKPVRVEDQQQQWSAFEVLLDLLQGLAESSGGRVVLILESFPHIRSWDRNGVWETFLRKEIERQTQVSYVLVATIAEISLHADEPGNHLEIVKLAPLANDVVAAWVQEVLHGEGLTFDPRSQALELFVNAVQGHLGDASALVRRLKSVRVSDGLIRDWHVQQAIQELLADLSMVFESLLMLLPANQTHLLESLALDPTDKPQSRDYIHKHCLSRGGSLQGAIAGLQHKGLIYGSEQGYRLALPLFALWLRQRLS, from the coding sequence GTGAATCTTGTGGATTTATCAGCACCGTTTCAATTAGTTGGGCGGCAAGGGCAATTCCAGCGAATTACGCAGGTTTTAGCGCGTGATGGCGACCTGCTAATTACTGGAGTGCCGGGAAGCGGACGGCGGACTCTGGTACGGCGCGCAGCTCAGGAAGTTGGAATTAAAATCGTGGAGGTTGACTGCATCCGGGTTACTGATGGTCAGCGCTTCGTGCAATTGCTGTGCGAGAGTATAGATCAGACGTTTCAAAGTGCAACGGCTCAAGCTTTCATGCGAGAGTGGATTGAACGCAAGGCCGCTGAATTATTTGTCCTGCAAGACGAAGGGAATGGTAGAGAGCGGCTGAAACCCGTTCGGGTAGAAGATCAACAGCAGCAATGGAGCGCATTTGAGGTATTACTCGATCTCCTGCAAGGGTTAGCCGAATCTTCGGGCGGACGGGTAGTGCTGATTTTGGAAAGCTTTCCCCATATCCGCTCTTGGGATCGCAATGGGGTGTGGGAAACATTTTTGCGGAAAGAAATCGAGCGCCAGACTCAGGTGAGTTATGTACTGGTGGCAACGATTGCAGAAATCAGTCTTCATGCTGATGAACCGGGGAATCATTTGGAAATCGTGAAGCTGGCTCCCTTAGCTAATGATGTTGTTGCTGCTTGGGTTCAGGAAGTTTTGCATGGCGAAGGGTTGACATTCGATCCGCGATCGCAAGCGCTGGAACTCTTTGTCAATGCGGTGCAGGGACACTTAGGCGATGCTTCAGCACTGGTACGACGCCTAAAGTCGGTACGAGTTTCTGACGGGCTAATTCGCGATTGGCACGTCCAGCAGGCAATCCAAGAACTACTAGCCGACCTATCGATGGTCTTCGAGTCATTACTGATGCTGCTTCCAGCTAACCAGACGCATCTGTTGGAGTCTCTGGCGTTAGACCCCACTGACAAGCCGCAAAGTCGAGATTACATTCACAAGCATTGCCTGTCCAGAGGGGGCAGTCTCCAAGGCGCGATCGCGGGATTGCAGCACAAAGGCTTGATTTACGGCTCCGAACAAGGCTATCGACTGGCTCTGCCTCTGTTTGCTTTGTGGCTTCGCCAGCGCTTGAGTTGA
- a CDS encoding ABC transporter substrate-binding protein, with the protein MRGFTLPVKLLIVAIALSSFILISCVPAPLKPLRIGTNVWPGYEPLFLARELGYYGKTPIQLVEYPNFDPNRAYRNGEVEMSATPMTGFLPLAPTHPDVRAWLIMDISNGADAIVAKGAIANLQSLKGRRVGFDRSMLAPFVLSRGLEQVGLSLKDVKIVPVELSEQEEGFKQGHVDAIVTFEPYRSNILNAGAKLLFDSSQIPGEVVDVLIGSESLLTTHATQLQVLIQGWFRALDYIEKNPEDAARRMARRQGITPEQFLSSLKGLQLVTLEENQKLLGKTNSVLLKGTQRLSQFLVENNILKQDVDLNPLLDDRLVRDVKP; encoded by the coding sequence ATGAGAGGTTTCACTTTGCCTGTGAAGTTGTTAATTGTGGCGATCGCCCTCTCAAGCTTCATTCTAATCAGTTGTGTCCCAGCACCCCTGAAACCCTTACGGATTGGTACCAATGTTTGGCCTGGGTATGAACCTCTATTTCTAGCTCGCGAACTGGGATACTACGGTAAAACCCCGATTCAATTAGTGGAGTATCCCAACTTCGACCCAAACAGAGCTTACCGGAACGGTGAAGTAGAAATGAGCGCCACACCGATGACTGGGTTTTTGCCATTAGCGCCGACTCATCCAGATGTCCGTGCTTGGCTAATTATGGATATCTCTAATGGTGCAGACGCCATTGTAGCTAAAGGAGCGATCGCGAATCTGCAAAGTCTAAAAGGGCGCAGGGTTGGCTTTGACAGGTCAATGCTGGCACCATTTGTCCTGAGTCGTGGCTTAGAACAAGTCGGTCTGTCACTCAAAGATGTCAAGATTGTCCCTGTGGAGCTATCGGAGCAGGAGGAGGGGTTCAAGCAAGGCCACGTTGATGCCATTGTCACCTTTGAGCCATACCGCTCCAATATACTCAACGCCGGAGCCAAGTTACTCTTTGACAGCAGCCAGATTCCTGGTGAAGTAGTCGATGTGCTAATTGGCAGTGAGTCGTTGTTGACGACGCATGCTACTCAATTGCAGGTGTTAATCCAGGGTTGGTTCCGCGCTCTCGATTATATTGAGAAAAATCCCGAAGATGCCGCTCGTCGAATGGCACGGCGACAAGGAATCACACCCGAACAATTCTTATCATCCCTCAAGGGGCTTCAGCTCGTCACCCTTGAGGAAAACCAGAAACTCTTGGGAAAAACCAATTCTGTGTTGCTCAAGGGAACCCAACGGTTATCCCAATTCTTGGTTGAAAATAACATACTGAAACAAGACGTAGACCTTAACCCTCTGCTCGATGACAGACTGGTTAGAGATGTCAAGCCCTAA